Genomic window (Longimicrobium sp.):
GGTGGCGTCGACCGGCTCGGCCAGCGCCTGCTGCGCGGGGAGCGCGCCCGCGGGAACCCAGGTGTACGCGCCGCGGGCGAACGGGTCGTGGTGCCAGTCGTGGCGGCGCCAGTCCACCACCTCGGCCTGCACGCGCGCGGGCGGCACGCCCAGCATCTTCGCGAGCGCGTCGAGCGCCTGCGCCGCAGGGTCGCCGCCGCGCGCGAGGAAGCGGTCGGCCGCGCCGCCCCCCGCCCACGCCGTCAGCACCGGCGCGCCCACCGGCGACGGCGTCCACCACGCGGGCACGTCTTCCATGGTCATGAAGAACTTGCGCTCGCGCGCGCCCTCGTCATCCCCCCGCCACTCCAGCACCTCGTCCCAGAACGCCTCGCGGAAGCGCAAGATCACCTTCACCACGTGCCCCATCTCCAGCTGCGACACGATCTCCCGCTTCCCGTCGAGTGATGGGGAGAAGGCGATGGCGCCCTGGCTCCCCTCCTTCGCCTGCAGCACGCCGAGGGGGACGGTGACCAGCACGCGCCGTGCGGCGACCGGCTCCAGCTCCGCGCCAAAGCGGGAGCGGACGCGGATCTCCGCGTGGCCGCGCCGCCATTCGACCGTGTGGACGGCGCCGGCGAGCCGCATCTCGCACCGTCCCGCGAGGCGCGCGGCGAGGCCGCGGACGGCCAGGTCGAAGCCGCCGAGCGGGTGCCAGCGCACCAGCCCGCCGCCCCCGCCCGAGCCCTTGATCGTCCTCGCCAGCCAGTGGACGCCGACGCGGTCCACGTCCGAGGCGTGGAAGCCCTCGACGTAGCGCTCGATCAGCGCGTGGACGTGCGGCTCCACGTCGGGGCAGCAGTCGCGCAGCCACGCGCGGAAGGGCTGGTCGCGCTCGGGCGGCGGGTCGAGCCGGCGGAGGATGCCCACCACGGCATCGTCGTAATCCAGGCACCGCGCGACGCCGTCCGCCACCTCCCACTGGCCGCCGGAGCTGCGGTACGCGGCGCCGCCCATCGAGCGGATGGCGTCGAAGGCGGGGCCGGGAACGTCGACGAACTCGGCGCCGAGCTCCACCGGCAGGGGGTGGGCGGGGTCGTGCAGCGAGTGGATGCGCCCGCCCAGCCGTCCCCGCGCCTCCAGCAGCACCACGTCGGCGCCGCCGTCCGCCAGCGCGCCCGCCGCCGCCAGCCCGGAAACACCGCCGCCGATCACCGCCACGTCCCGCATCATCCCCCCAGTGCCCAGTGCCCAGTGCCCAGTGACGGGTAGATAACACGGGCGCCGCCTCCCGGCGAGGGAGACGGCGCAAAAAGACGAGGGGAACCGGGGCCCACCCCCCGATCCCCCTCGCCCGGGCCGCACGGCTTGCGCCCGCGCGGCTTTGTGAGTCGGGTGAGAGAAACCGGGGCCCACCCCCCAGCCCCCTCACCCGCCGCGCGGCTTGCGCCGACGCGGACCTGGTTTGCGGGGAAACCGGGGCCCACCCCCCGGCCCCCCGCAGCACCGGCCCGCTTGCGCAGGCGCGGCGCATCTATGGGTGGTGAGGAGACGCGAGGCCCACCCCCCGGCCCCCTCACCCGAACCGCGGCGGCTCTCACCGCGCGCGGATCGTTTGTCACGTTCTGCGCACAAACCTATTCGCGGTAGCTGTCAGGGAGATTACAGGAGGGGCAGAAAGATTACGGGAGGATTAGGAGGGTTGATCTGCGGGAAGAGGGGGTGATTTCCCCAGGTTGGGATGCCCGGGCCAGCCACCCCGGGTTGAAACCCGGGGCTGGAAAATCAAGAAGTCCGCCTTCGCGGACTCCGGTCCCAATCACCGTTGTGAGTTGCAGCCTTTGGTGCGGCACGAAATCGACCGCCCGCGCGAATGCAGACGTACAACCCTCTCCCGGTACGGGAGAGGGTGGCGAGCCCCAGCGAGCCGGGGAGAGGGCGGGATGCCGGCGCCGCGCGGGGATGCCTCTCGCCGCGCACTGGGCACTGGGCACTGGGCACTGGGCACTTCGGTGTTGATCATCCCGCCGCCGGAAAGACGAGCGTCACCCGCGTCCCCCGCCCCGCCTGCGAGTCCACGTCGATCGTCGCCCCGTGCTGGTCCACGATGCGGCGGGCGATGGAGAGGCCCAGCCCCGCGCCCTCGGTCAGCCCGCGCGCCTCCTCGCCGCGGTAGAAGCGCTCGAACACGTGCGGCAGCTCTCCCGGCGCGATGCCGATCCCCGTGTCGGCCACCACCACCGTGGGCGAGCCGCCGCGCGAGTGCACGTCCACCGTCACCTC
Coding sequences:
- a CDS encoding NAD(P)/FAD-dependent oxidoreductase, yielding MRDVAVIGGGVSGLAAAGALADGGADVVLLEARGRLGGRIHSLHDPAHPLPVELGAEFVDVPGPAFDAIRSMGGAAYRSSGGQWEVADGVARCLDYDDAVVGILRRLDPPPERDQPFRAWLRDCCPDVEPHVHALIERYVEGFHASDVDRVGVHWLARTIKGSGGGGGLVRWHPLGGFDLAVRGLAARLAGRCEMRLAGAVHTVEWRRGHAEIRVRSRFGAELEPVAARRVLVTVPLGVLQAKEGSQGAIAFSPSLDGKREIVSQLEMGHVVKVILRFREAFWDEVLEWRGDDEGARERKFFMTMEDVPAWWTPSPVGAPVLTAWAGGGAADRFLARGGDPAAQALDALAKMLGVPPARVQAEVVDWRRHDWHHDPFARGAYTWVPAGALPAQQALAEPVDATLFFAGEATATDGWNGTVDGAIRSGYRAAKEILETLS